The following are from one region of the Proteobacteria bacterium CG1_02_64_396 genome:
- a CDS encoding biotin synthase BioB translates to MSVWNPLITECAERVLNGGEITFDEAVALIELSDEQSLEFFAAADKIRRTFMGQAMDLCAIVNAKSGNCSEDCAFCSQSKVSRAAIAEYNYMPVEQVAEKAQEAYAMGARAFGIVTSGWGLRSQSQMETLKGYLGAIKVKSDIGRCASLGPLTHGQAKELAEAGLQRYHHNIETAPSHFDAICSTHTFQENLTTLEAAAAAGMSVCAGGIVGMGESPRQRVEMAFTLKPYPIASIPINFLNAIEGTTLHDRGVQNLTPFEMLRTVAVFRFIHPKADIRIAGGRHLLGELQPLLFMAGGSAAMVGNYLTTNGLNPEDDERMFQHLGRPPLEVARGL, encoded by the coding sequence ATGTCTGTCTGGAATCCCCTGATTACCGAATGTGCCGAGCGCGTGTTGAACGGCGGCGAGATCACCTTCGACGAAGCGGTCGCTCTGATCGAACTTTCGGATGAGCAAAGCCTTGAGTTTTTCGCCGCCGCCGACAAGATCCGCCGTACCTTTATGGGGCAGGCGATGGATTTGTGCGCCATCGTCAACGCCAAGTCGGGGAATTGCTCCGAAGACTGCGCCTTTTGTTCTCAGTCCAAGGTCAGCCGGGCGGCCATCGCTGAGTACAACTATATGCCGGTCGAACAGGTGGCCGAAAAGGCGCAGGAGGCTTACGCCATGGGGGCGCGCGCCTTCGGCATTGTCACCTCGGGGTGGGGGCTGCGCAGCCAAAGCCAGATGGAGACCCTCAAGGGGTACCTGGGGGCGATTAAGGTTAAATCCGACATTGGACGTTGCGCCTCCCTGGGGCCGCTGACCCATGGTCAAGCCAAGGAGCTGGCCGAGGCGGGGTTACAGCGCTACCACCACAACATCGAAACCGCCCCTTCCCATTTCGACGCCATCTGCTCAACCCATACCTTTCAAGAGAACCTGACCACGCTAGAAGCGGCGGCCGCAGCCGGGATGAGCGTCTGCGCCGGGGGAATCGTCGGCATGGGGGAGAGCCCCCGGCAGCGGGTCGAGATGGCCTTCACCCTCAAGCCCTACCCCATCGCCTCGATCCCGATCAATTTCCTCAACGCCATCGAGGGCACAACCCTGCACGACCGTGGGGTGCAAAACCTGACCCCCTTCGAGATGCTGCGCACCGTGGCGGTCTTTCGCTTCATCCATCCCAAGGCCGACATTCGCATCGCCGGGGGGCGGCACCTGCTCGGCGAGCTGCAACCGCTGCTGTTCATGGCGGGGGGCTCGGCGGCGATGGTGGGCAATTATTTGACCACCAACGGTTTAAATCCTGAGGACGACGAGCGGATGTTCCAACACCTGGGTCGCCCCCCGCTTGAGGTGGCACGCGGTCTGTAA
- a CDS encoding guanylate kinase: MSHWQAIPWILSAPSGTGKTTVANALLARVPGLTRLITTTTRAPRPGEVDGVDYHFLSRDAFEQRIAAGGFVEWAQVHGNLYGSQKMHVEQVLNQGLDLLMVIDVQGAEQVCAQMAQARTIFLLPPSMEELKARMNGRGDLSDADLILRLHNAETELAQLPHYDYAVVNDDLERCVAAISGIIQADRHRVVRRRG, from the coding sequence GTGAGTCATTGGCAAGCCATCCCTTGGATCCTCTCGGCCCCCTCGGGCACCGGCAAAACCACGGTAGCCAATGCCCTGCTGGCGCGGGTACCGGGGCTGACCCGGTTAATCACCACCACCACCCGAGCCCCCCGTCCCGGCGAGGTTGACGGGGTCGACTACCACTTCCTCAGCCGCGATGCCTTCGAACAGCGGATTGCAGCGGGAGGTTTTGTGGAGTGGGCCCAGGTGCACGGTAATCTGTACGGCTCGCAAAAGATGCATGTTGAGCAGGTGCTGAATCAGGGGCTCGATTTGCTGATGGTGATCGACGTGCAGGGGGCTGAGCAGGTTTGCGCCCAAATGGCCCAGGCCCGCACCATCTTTTTGCTACCTCCCAGCATGGAGGAGCTCAAAGCGCGGATGAACGGGCGGGGCGACCTGAGCGATGCCGACCTGATTTTAAGGCTGCACAACGCCGAAACCGAACTGGCCCAGCTGCCCCATTACGACTACGCCGTGGTCAACGACGATTTGGAACGCTGCGTCGCCGCGATCTCGGGGATCATTCAAGCCGACCGTCATCGGGTGGTGCGGCGGCGGGGCTGA
- a CDS encoding tRNA pseudouridine(38-40) synthase TruA, with translation MRRVAWVVEYEGSAFVGWQRQKNGVSVQGALEGALARHVGVPIAVTAAGRTDSGVHATGQVVHADVPARLPVGALGPGLNRWLPEGVKVRALRQVPGSFDARRSAVSRTYRYRILDTVAPSPLRLQRVWWVKHPLDDEAMMAAATCFQGMRDWSAVRAAGCAATHPVRDIHWTRPVRCGDEIEVEVRANAFLYHMVRNMVAGLVAVGQGKLSVAQMAALLEARRREDWPPTAPAQGLALERVGYPAARLGDLPEFRWGEDRLWAVDPDQEPRKEPS, from the coding sequence ATGCGCCGAGTCGCCTGGGTGGTTGAGTACGAGGGTAGCGCTTTTGTTGGCTGGCAGCGGCAGAAGAATGGTGTCAGCGTGCAGGGGGCGTTGGAGGGGGCGTTGGCTCGCCATGTCGGGGTTCCCATTGCGGTTACGGCGGCGGGACGGACCGATTCGGGTGTGCATGCCACCGGGCAGGTGGTTCATGCCGATGTTCCTGCCCGTTTGCCGGTGGGGGCACTGGGGCCGGGACTCAACCGTTGGCTTCCCGAGGGGGTCAAGGTGCGGGCGCTGCGCCAGGTGCCCGGTTCCTTCGATGCCCGGCGCAGCGCCGTCAGCCGCACCTACCGCTACCGCATCCTCGACACCGTCGCCCCATCCCCTCTGCGGTTGCAGCGGGTGTGGTGGGTCAAACATCCCCTCGACGACGAGGCCATGATGGCGGCGGCGACCTGTTTTCAAGGGATGCGCGATTGGTCGGCGGTGCGGGCGGCAGGATGTGCGGCGACTCATCCGGTGCGCGACATTCATTGGACTCGCCCGGTCCGGTGCGGCGACGAGATCGAGGTCGAGGTCCGGGCCAACGCCTTTCTCTACCACATGGTGCGCAATATGGTGGCCGGGTTGGTCGCGGTGGGGCAGGGGAAGCTGAGTGTGGCCCAGATGGCTGCATTGCTCGAAGCCCGGCGGCGCGAGGATTGGCCCCCCACCGCCCCCGCCCAGGGGTTGGCGTTGGAGCGGGTCGGCTACCCCGCAGCCCGTCTGGGCGATCTGCCCGAATTTCGTTGGGGGGAGGACCGCTTGTGGGCGGTGGATCCCGATCAAGAACCGCGTAAGGAGCCGTCGTGA
- a CDS encoding aspartate-semialdehyde dehydrogenase gives MSELVDIAVLGATGAVGETVFRILEERNFPVGKLYPLASSRSAGGEITFRNEEITVLDAAEFDWSQVKVAIFSAGGSVSAEYAPKAAAAGCTVIDNTSHFRMDPDVPLVVPEVNPEQIFNAPRGIIANPNCSTIQMVVALKPLHDVNPIRRIVVSTYQATSGAGRSAMDELFEQTRALYTGEEMKPKKFPKRIAFNCIPQIDSFLEDGYTKEEVKMMEETRKIMGTQAIRVTATTVRVPVFYGHAESVNVEFERPFDPNEARAVLSAADGVVVMDAPQMGLYPTQADCGGTDPVYVGRLRNDPSHENCLNMWIVADNLRKGAALNAVQIAEILIQER, from the coding sequence ATGAGTGAGTTGGTCGATATTGCGGTTTTGGGCGCCACGGGCGCGGTGGGGGAGACAGTCTTCCGTATTTTGGAGGAGCGCAATTTCCCGGTCGGCAAGCTTTATCCGCTGGCCTCCAGCCGTTCTGCGGGGGGAGAGATCACCTTCCGCAACGAAGAGATCACGGTGCTCGACGCCGCCGAGTTCGATTGGTCGCAGGTCAAGGTGGCGATCTTCTCGGCGGGCGGTTCGGTGTCTGCCGAATACGCCCCCAAAGCGGCGGCGGCGGGGTGTACCGTCATCGACAACACCAGCCATTTTCGCATGGATCCCGATGTGCCGCTGGTGGTGCCGGAGGTCAACCCCGAGCAGATTTTCAACGCCCCGCGCGGGATCATCGCCAACCCGAATTGCTCGACGATCCAGATGGTCGTGGCCCTCAAGCCGTTGCACGACGTCAATCCGATTCGGCGCATTGTGGTCTCGACCTATCAGGCGACTTCGGGGGCGGGCCGTTCGGCGATGGATGAGCTCTTCGAGCAGACACGGGCCCTGTACACCGGCGAAGAGATGAAGCCGAAGAAATTCCCCAAGCGGATTGCGTTCAACTGCATCCCTCAGATCGACTCCTTCCTAGAAGACGGCTACACCAAGGAGGAGGTCAAGATGATGGAGGAGACCCGCAAAATCATGGGAACTCAGGCGATCCGCGTCACGGCTACCACGGTGCGCGTCCCCGTATTTTACGGCCACGCCGAATCGGTCAACGTGGAGTTTGAGCGACCGTTCGACCCCAACGAGGCCCGGGCGGTGCTCAGTGCGGCCGACGGGGTGGTGGTGATGGACGCCCCGCAGATGGGGCTTTATCCGACCCAAGCCGACTGCGGCGGCACCGATCCCGTTTATGTGGGACGTTTACGTAACGATCCAAGTCACGAGAATTGCTTGAATATGTGGATCGTGGCTGATAATTTACGTAAAGGCGCGGCTCTAAATGCTGTTCAGATTGCAGAAATCCTGATTCAAGAGCGTTGA
- a CDS encoding 3-isopropylmalate dehydrogenase: MSSFKIAVLPGDGIGQEIVAEAVKVLRKVAEHSSATFEFEEAPVGGTAYDLTGTPLPEATLKLAQSSDAVLLGAVGGVKWEALDYSVRPERALLGLRKELGLFANLRPAKVYPQLVDASPLRPEIVSGIDVLVVRELTGDIYFGQPRGVETLPDGRKRGFNTMVYTSDEVERIARVAFEAARKRSSKVCSVDKANVLECTEMWRGEVIRVHADYQDVALSHMYVDNAAMQLIRWPRQFDVIVTGNIFGDILSDEASMLTGSIGMLPSASLGGKTGMYEPIHGSAPDIAGQNKANPIATVLSAAMMLKHSFDLTTESDWIERAVEKVLDQGIRTADIAAGGQAVGCDAMGDALCRAIDEVVG, encoded by the coding sequence ATGAGCAGCTTCAAGATCGCGGTTCTTCCCGGCGACGGCATTGGCCAAGAGATCGTGGCCGAGGCGGTGAAGGTGTTGCGCAAGGTGGCCGAGCACTCCTCCGCCACCTTTGAGTTCGAGGAGGCCCCGGTCGGCGGGACCGCCTACGACCTGACCGGCACCCCCCTGCCCGAGGCGACCTTGAAGCTGGCCCAGTCCTCCGACGCGGTGTTGCTCGGCGCGGTCGGCGGTGTGAAGTGGGAGGCGCTCGATTACAGCGTCCGCCCCGAGCGGGCCTTGCTCGGCCTGCGTAAAGAGCTCGGATTGTTCGCCAACCTGCGCCCCGCCAAGGTCTACCCCCAGCTGGTCGATGCCTCTCCGCTGCGCCCCGAGATCGTCAGTGGCATCGATGTGCTGGTGGTGCGGGAGCTGACCGGCGACATCTACTTCGGCCAGCCCCGAGGGGTCGAGACCCTGCCCGACGGGCGCAAGCGTGGTTTCAACACCATGGTGTACACCAGCGACGAAGTGGAGCGGATCGCCCGCGTCGCTTTCGAAGCGGCCCGCAAGCGTTCAAGCAAGGTCTGCTCGGTCGACAAGGCCAACGTGCTCGAATGCACCGAGATGTGGCGGGGCGAGGTCATCCGGGTCCACGCCGATTACCAGGATGTGGCGCTGTCGCACATGTACGTCGACAACGCCGCCATGCAGCTCATCCGCTGGCCCCGTCAGTTCGACGTCATCGTTACCGGCAATATTTTCGGCGACATCCTCTCCGACGAGGCCTCGATGCTCACCGGCTCCATCGGCATGCTTCCTTCCGCCTCGCTGGGTGGAAAAACCGGCATGTACGAGCCAATCCACGGTTCGGCCCCCGACATTGCCGGGCAGAACAAGGCCAACCCGATCGCCACCGTGTTGTCGGCGGCGATGATGCTCAAACATTCGTTCGACCTGACGACCGAGTCCGATTGGATCGAACGCGCGGTCGAGAAGGTGCTCGACCAGGGGATCCGTACCGCCGACATCGCGGCGGGGGGGCAGGCGGTGGGCTGCGACGCCATGGGCGACGCCCTGTGCCGGGCCATTGACGAAGTGGTGGGTTAA
- a CDS encoding 3-isopropylmalate dehydratase, translating to MEQTLRGRAYVLGDDIDTDQIIPAQYLVYSLEDPEERLNYGRFALSSVPPGQRGLPAGDIPFVREGEHLSDYAIIVGGKNFGCGSSREHAPVALNIAGVKAVVAESYARIFFRNSVDGGYLYPIEASAKLNDMIKTGDEVEIDIAASQLINHSSGERFALNPLGDAAGIVEAGGIFAYARKHGLTGT from the coding sequence ATGGAGCAAACCCTTCGCGGCCGGGCCTACGTGCTCGGCGACGACATCGATACCGATCAGATCATCCCGGCTCAGTACCTGGTGTACTCGCTGGAGGATCCCGAGGAGCGGCTGAACTACGGGCGCTTTGCCCTTTCGTCGGTCCCTCCGGGGCAACGCGGCCTGCCCGCGGGCGACATTCCCTTCGTGCGTGAGGGGGAGCACCTGAGCGACTACGCCATCATCGTCGGCGGTAAGAACTTCGGCTGCGGTTCGTCGCGCGAGCACGCTCCGGTGGCGCTCAACATCGCCGGGGTCAAGGCGGTGGTGGCCGAATCGTACGCCCGGATTTTCTTCCGCAATTCGGTGGATGGTGGCTACCTCTACCCCATCGAGGCGAGCGCCAAACTCAACGATATGATCAAAACCGGCGATGAGGTTGAGATCGACATCGCGGCCAGCCAGTTGATTAACCACAGCAGCGGCGAGCGCTTCGCCCTCAATCCCCTGGGGGATGCGGCGGGGATCGTCGAGGCGGGGGGGATTTTTGCTTACGCCCGCAAGCACGGGCTGACCGGGACCTAA
- a CDS encoding 3-isopropylmalate dehydratase, translating into MSMTITEKILARHAGRDRVVPGENVWIDVDTLMTHDVCGPGTIGIFKREFGADAKVWNKDGLVIIPDHYIFTADPHARRNLDILRSFAAEQDLPHFYDFGTPRYKGVCHVALAHEGFDFPGQVLFGTDSHTCTAGAFGMFATGIGNTDAAFILGTGKLWVKVPQTLRFVFDGEIPDYVMAKDLILQIIGDIGVDGATYCAMEFAGSGIEALGMEERMTICNMAIEAGAKSGIIAPDAKTFAFLEGRAKRAFEPVYSDPDAKVARQIVYKSSDLEPVVAKPHSPDNKAKVSEVAGTKLDRSYIGSCTGGKTEDFVAAARILDGRKVAIPTFIVPATTDVAADLRTVRHNGKSLFDIFVAAGCDIGEASCAACLGGPADTFGRTHGAEQVISTTNRNFPGRMGSKQSAVYLASPLTAAASAVTGVITDPREFLK; encoded by the coding sequence ATGTCGATGACGATCACCGAGAAGATTCTTGCCCGCCACGCGGGCCGCGACCGGGTTGTGCCGGGGGAAAACGTCTGGATCGACGTCGATACCCTGATGACCCACGACGTCTGCGGCCCCGGCACCATCGGGATCTTCAAGCGGGAATTCGGCGCCGATGCCAAGGTGTGGAATAAGGACGGGTTGGTCATCATCCCCGATCACTACATCTTCACCGCCGATCCCCACGCCCGGCGTAACCTCGATATTTTGCGTAGCTTTGCCGCCGAGCAGGATTTGCCGCACTTCTACGACTTCGGCACCCCTCGCTACAAAGGGGTCTGCCATGTGGCACTCGCCCACGAGGGGTTCGATTTTCCGGGCCAGGTGCTGTTCGGGACCGACTCCCACACTTGCACGGCGGGGGCGTTTGGCATGTTCGCCACCGGCATCGGCAACACCGACGCCGCTTTCATCCTTGGCACCGGCAAGCTCTGGGTGAAGGTCCCGCAGACGCTGCGTTTCGTCTTCGACGGCGAGATTCCCGATTACGTCATGGCCAAGGATTTGATCCTGCAGATCATCGGCGACATCGGGGTCGATGGGGCGACCTACTGCGCCATGGAGTTCGCCGGGTCGGGGATCGAGGCGCTGGGGATGGAAGAGCGGATGACCATTTGCAACATGGCCATCGAGGCGGGGGCCAAGAGTGGCATCATCGCCCCCGACGCCAAGACCTTCGCCTTCCTCGAAGGGCGGGCCAAGCGGGCGTTCGAACCGGTCTACAGCGATCCCGACGCCAAGGTGGCGCGGCAGATCGTCTACAAGAGCAGCGATCTTGAGCCGGTGGTGGCCAAACCCCACAGCCCCGACAACAAAGCCAAGGTTTCCGAGGTGGCGGGCACCAAGCTCGATCGCTCCTACATCGGCTCCTGCACCGGCGGCAAGACGGAGGATTTCGTGGCAGCGGCCCGCATTTTGGACGGACGCAAGGTGGCCATTCCCACCTTCATCGTTCCGGCGACCACCGATGTGGCGGCCGATCTGCGCACTGTGCGCCACAACGGCAAGAGCCTGTTCGACATCTTCGTGGCCGCCGGTTGCGACATCGGCGAGGCCTCTTGCGCCGCCTGCTTGGGCGGTCCGGCCGACACCTTCGGTCGCACCCATGGGGCCGAGCAGGTCATCTCGACCACCAACCGTAATTTCCCCGGCCGCATGGGCTCCAAGCAGTCCGCGGTCTATCTGGCCAGCCCTCTGACCGCAGCCGCTTCGGCAGTCACCGGGGTCATCACCGATCCGCGGGAGTTTTTGAAATGA
- a CDS encoding 2-isopropylmalate synthase, with product MSDHLIVFDTTLRDGEQSPGASMNTEEKLRIARQLERLRVDVIEAGFPVASPGDFDAVHRIAQTVKESTVCGLARAREADIDAAGRAIAPAAQGRIHTFIATSPIHMEKKLRMSPDEVVAAAIKAIGHARQYTDDVEFSAEDAGRTEMDFLCRVVEAAIKAGAKTINIPDTVGYTLPWIFGERIATLMNRVPNIDQAIISVHCHNDLGLAVANSLAAVQAGARQVECTINGIGERAGNAAMEEVVMALKVRRDCFGGIDTNIDATQITPASRLLSAITGINVQPNKAIIGANAFAHESGIHQDGMLKAQETYEIMTPESVGQTKTELVLGKHSGRHAFADRLASLGVNLEGDELNRAFLRFKDLADVKKQVFDEDLLAIVDEEITRSPDRFVLKALSCQSGTGTRPSAKVVLTVDGEEKEQIGEGDGPVDAAFKAIRTLVPVEGELLLYQVNAITSGTDAMGEVTVRLRQGGRVVNGQGADTDIIVASARAYVNALNKLAGRVRTEHPQL from the coding sequence ATGTCCGATCATTTGATCGTTTTCGATACCACGTTGCGCGATGGCGAGCAGTCGCCCGGCGCCTCGATGAACACCGAAGAAAAACTGCGCATCGCCCGGCAGCTTGAGCGGCTGCGGGTTGACGTGATCGAGGCCGGTTTTCCGGTGGCCAGCCCCGGCGATTTTGACGCGGTGCACCGCATTGCTCAGACGGTGAAGGAATCGACGGTGTGCGGCCTGGCCCGCGCCCGCGAGGCCGATATCGACGCAGCGGGTCGGGCGATTGCTCCGGCGGCGCAAGGAAGGATTCACACCTTCATCGCCACCTCGCCGATCCACATGGAAAAAAAGCTGCGCATGAGCCCCGACGAGGTGGTGGCGGCGGCGATCAAGGCGATTGGCCACGCTCGCCAGTACACCGATGATGTCGAGTTTTCGGCCGAAGACGCCGGGCGTACCGAGATGGATTTTCTCTGCCGGGTGGTCGAGGCGGCGATCAAGGCTGGGGCCAAAACGATCAACATCCCCGACACGGTCGGTTACACCCTGCCTTGGATTTTCGGGGAGCGGATCGCCACCTTGATGAACCGGGTGCCCAACATCGATCAGGCGATCATCTCGGTCCACTGCCACAACGACTTGGGGCTGGCGGTTGCCAACTCCCTGGCCGCCGTTCAGGCGGGGGCCCGTCAGGTCGAATGCACCATCAACGGCATCGGGGAGCGGGCGGGCAACGCCGCCATGGAGGAGGTGGTCATGGCGCTCAAGGTGCGCCGCGACTGCTTCGGCGGGATCGACACCAACATCGACGCCACCCAGATCACCCCCGCCTCGCGGCTGCTCTCGGCGATCACCGGCATCAACGTCCAGCCCAACAAGGCGATCATCGGAGCCAACGCCTTCGCCCACGAATCGGGGATCCACCAAGACGGGATGCTCAAGGCGCAAGAAACCTACGAGATCATGACCCCCGAGTCGGTGGGGCAGACCAAAACCGAGCTGGTGCTGGGCAAACATTCTGGGCGCCACGCCTTTGCCGACCGGCTCGCCTCACTCGGGGTCAATCTTGAAGGGGACGAACTCAACCGCGCTTTTTTACGGTTTAAAGATTTGGCCGACGTCAAAAAACAGGTCTTTGACGAGGACCTGTTGGCCATCGTCGACGAGGAGATCACCCGCTCTCCCGACCGTTTCGTTCTCAAAGCGCTCAGTTGCCAATCGGGCACCGGAACCCGTCCCTCGGCCAAGGTGGTGCTGACGGTCGACGGCGAAGAAAAAGAACAGATCGGCGAAGGGGACGGTCCGGTCGACGCCGCCTTCAAGGCGATCCGGACGCTGGTGCCGGTCGAGGGGGAGCTGTTGCTTTACCAGGTCAACGCCATTACCTCGGGGACCGACGCCATGGGTGAGGTGACCGTGCGGCTGCGGCAAGGGGGCCGAGTGGTCAACGGCCAGGGGGCCGATACCGACATCATCGTCGCCTCGGCCCGGGCCTATGTGAATGCGCTGAACAAGCTGGCGGGACGGGTCCGTACCGAACACCCGCAGCTTTAA
- a CDS encoding CDP-diacylglycerol--serine O-phosphatidyltransferase, translated as MADDGQEQVKVGKGHRGRAVYVLPNLFTTAGLFCGFYAIIHAASGQFFSAAVAILLASVFDALDGRVARMLGATSEFGAEYDSLSDMVAFGIAPAALVYHWSLVPFGQPGWVAAFLFAVAGALRLARFNVYSGNQDKRYFQGLPIPAAAGVIASLVLLYEDQGWDPSYFSIPMMLLIYLLAFLMVSSIPFRSFKDVDLKSQEKFGVLAKVVGVLIVVAMIPQVALFAILLGYALSGPLAKIASLRRRKLAKASSTDVPPPSDSTGT; from the coding sequence ATGGCGGACGACGGGCAAGAGCAGGTCAAGGTGGGCAAAGGGCATCGGGGACGGGCGGTTTATGTGTTGCCGAACCTTTTCACCACGGCGGGGCTCTTCTGCGGCTTCTACGCGATCATCCACGCCGCCAGCGGGCAGTTTTTCTCGGCGGCGGTGGCGATTTTGCTCGCCTCGGTTTTTGACGCCCTCGATGGTCGGGTCGCTCGGATGCTGGGGGCGACCAGCGAGTTTGGCGCCGAATACGACAGCCTCTCCGATATGGTCGCCTTTGGGATCGCCCCGGCGGCGTTGGTTTACCATTGGTCGCTGGTCCCCTTCGGTCAGCCGGGGTGGGTTGCCGCCTTTTTGTTTGCCGTGGCGGGCGCCTTGCGCTTGGCCCGTTTCAACGTCTATTCGGGCAATCAAGACAAGCGGTATTTTCAGGGGCTGCCTATTCCCGCTGCGGCGGGGGTGATCGCCTCGTTGGTTTTGCTGTATGAGGATCAGGGGTGGGATCCCTCCTACTTTTCGATCCCGATGATGCTGCTCATCTACCTGCTGGCCTTTTTGATGGTGAGCAGCATCCCCTTCAGGTCGTTCAAGGATGTCGATCTGAAGAGCCAAGAGAAATTCGGGGTTTTGGCCAAGGTGGTGGGGGTATTGATCGTGGTGGCGATGATCCCCCAGGTGGCGTTGTTTGCGATTTTGCTTGGGTATGCCCTGTCGGGGCCGCTGGCCAAAATTGCCTCGCTGCGCCGCCGCAAATTGGCCAAAGCCTCCAGCACCGATGTACCACCACCCAGCGACAGCACGGGGACGTAA
- a CDS encoding phosphatidylserine decarboxylase — protein sequence MDPKHPPIAREGFPFIALFAAGAVVGWFVWCPLGILFAALTLFALYFFRDPDRQVPDRDDIVLCPADGRIVRIVQLERGLHLDQPVQLVSIFMNVFNVHVNRMPLACTVKAHHYHPGKFVNAALDKASTENERSSLILESEAGDKIEMVQVAGLIARRIVNKADAGSRWQMGSRYGLIRFGSRVDLYLPPDWAVNVTLGEKTTAGQTIIASIPKQS from the coding sequence ATCGACCCCAAACACCCTCCCATTGCCCGGGAGGGTTTTCCGTTTATTGCCCTGTTTGCTGCGGGCGCCGTCGTCGGCTGGTTTGTTTGGTGCCCCCTTGGGATCCTCTTCGCAGCCCTGACCCTTTTTGCGCTCTACTTCTTCCGTGATCCCGACCGGCAGGTCCCTGACCGCGACGACATCGTGCTCTGTCCCGCCGATGGACGGATCGTGCGGATCGTCCAGCTGGAGCGGGGGCTGCACCTCGACCAGCCGGTGCAATTGGTTTCGATCTTCATGAACGTCTTCAATGTTCACGTCAATCGGATGCCGCTGGCCTGCACGGTCAAGGCGCACCACTACCACCCCGGCAAGTTCGTGAATGCCGCGCTGGACAAGGCGAGCACCGAAAACGAGCGCTCCAGCTTGATTCTCGAATCCGAAGCGGGCGACAAGATTGAGATGGTGCAGGTGGCGGGATTGATCGCTCGGCGCATCGTCAACAAGGCCGATGCCGGTTCAAGGTGGCAGATGGGATCGCGTTACGGCTTGATCCGCTTCGGATCCCGGGTCGATCTGTACCTGCCCCCCGATTGGGCGGTGAACGTGACCCTGGGCGAGAAGACGACGGCGGGCCAGACGATCATCGCCAGTATTCCCAAGCAATCTTAA
- a CDS encoding ketol-acid reductoisomerase, with the protein MKVYYDADANIDLIRAKAVTIVGYGSQGHAHALNLRDSGVNVTVGLPAGSKSKAKAEAEGLTVQSVADAVAGADVVMILIPDEHQAATYREVIEPNLKQGAALVFAHGFNVHFGQIIPRADLDVFLVAPKGPGHLVRHTYTQGGGVPSLIAIHQDASGQAKEIALSYASANGGGRAGVIETSFREETETDLFGEQAVLCGGASALVQAGFETLVEAGYAPEMAYFECLHELKLIVDLMYEGGIANMRYSISNTAEYGDLTRGPRVITAETKAEMKRILTEIQTGQFAREFILENRAGGPMLHGLRRIGREHQIEEVGGRLRSMMSWIGKNKIVDQSRN; encoded by the coding sequence ATGAAGGTTTATTACGACGCTGACGCCAATATCGACCTGATCCGCGCTAAAGCGGTGACCATCGTCGGTTACGGCAGCCAAGGCCATGCCCACGCCCTGAACCTGCGCGACTCCGGGGTAAACGTCACCGTCGGTCTGCCCGCCGGTTCTAAATCCAAGGCGAAGGCCGAGGCCGAAGGGTTGACCGTCCAGAGTGTGGCCGACGCGGTGGCGGGCGCCGACGTGGTGATGATCCTCATCCCCGACGAGCATCAGGCGGCAACCTACCGCGAGGTGATTGAGCCCAACCTCAAGCAGGGTGCGGCGCTGGTCTTCGCCCACGGCTTCAACGTGCATTTCGGCCAGATCATCCCCCGTGCCGACCTCGACGTCTTTTTGGTTGCCCCCAAGGGTCCTGGCCACTTGGTGCGCCACACCTACACCCAGGGTGGCGGCGTCCCCTCCTTGATTGCCATCCACCAGGATGCCAGCGGCCAGGCTAAAGAGATCGCTCTGTCGTACGCCTCGGCGAACGGCGGCGGCCGCGCCGGTGTGATCGAAACATCCTTCCGCGAAGAGACCGAGACCGACCTCTTCGGCGAGCAGGCGGTGCTCTGCGGCGGCGCCTCGGCGCTGGTCCAGGCGGGTTTCGAGACCCTGGTCGAGGCGGGCTACGCCCCCGAGATGGCCTATTTCGAGTGCCTGCATGAGCTCAAACTGATCGTCGACCTGATGTACGAAGGCGGCATCGCCAACATGCGCTACTCGATCTCCAACACCGCCGAATACGGCGATCTGACCCGCGGCCCCCGCGTCATCACCGCCGAAACCAAGGCCGAGATGAAGCGGATCCTCACCGAGATCCAAACCGGCCAGTTCGCCAGGGAGTTCATCCTTGAGAACCGCGCTGGTGGCCCCATGCTTCACGGCCTGCGCCGCATTGGCCGTGAACATCAGATCGAAGAGGTGGGGGGCCGGCTGCGCTCGATGATGAGCTGGATCGGCAAGAACAAGATCGTGGATCAGAGCCGCAACTGA